The following are encoded in a window of Carya illinoinensis cultivar Pawnee chromosome 15, C.illinoinensisPawnee_v1, whole genome shotgun sequence genomic DNA:
- the LOC122296388 gene encoding transcription factor BIM1 isoform X3, protein MELPQPRPYGTEGRKPTHDFLSLCSHSTSQQDPRPPPSQGGYLKTQDFLQPLERTGNSSTKEEETGIEISSTVEKSAPPTSVEHILPGGIGTYSISHISYFNHQKVPKPEGSMFTVAQTSSTDRNDENSNCSSYTGSGFTLWEESALKKGKTGKENMGENPVVKEAGVKLGQWPMAERPSHSSTNNNHRNSFGSVSPSQDVNRATGQKNKSFVEMVKSVKVGITEEDDIDDEEEFVLKKEPSTTVINTHKGELRVKVDAKTFDQKANTPRSKHSATEQRRRSKINDRFQMLRELIPHSDQKRDKASFLLEVIEYIQFLQEKVQKYEGPYQGWNHEPEKLMPWRNDHRPMDCYVDQSRGINSGSAAALVFAGKCDEKNICVSPTVAGSAQNPVESDISTTTTFKQKDHHHVITNTAMPFPMSLQPNFFPPVRTSGSVPEIPPKLASDVKNIPSLPQPQLCQMRSCPTDGIATSDKLKERELTVEGGTISISSVYSQGLLSTLTQALQSSGVDLSQASISVKIELGKQSSRRATGPSSAVKDIGVPSSNQGTTRTRVASGEESDQVLKKLKTGKT, encoded by the exons ATGGAGCTTCCTCAACCACGTCCCTATGGAACTGAGG GACGAAAACCAACGCATGACTTTCTGTCACTGTGCAGTCATTCTACTTCCCAACAAGATCCAAGACCACCACCATCCCAAG GAGGATACCTCAAAACTCAAGATTTCCTACAACCTCTAGAGCGGACAGGAAATAGCAGTACAAAGGAGGAAGAAACTGGAATTGAGATATCGAGTACGGTGGAAAAGTCGGCACCTCCTACTTCCGTTGAGCACATTCTTCCCGGTGGGATTGGGACTTACAGTATAAGCcacatttcatattttaatcATCAAAAGGTTCCGAAGCCAGAGGGTTCAATGTTTACGGTAGCACAAACAAGTAGTACGGATAGGAATGATGAGAATTCCAACTGCAGTTCTTATACAGGAAGTGGTTTCACTTTGTGGGAAGAATCTGCGTTGAAAAAGGGAAAGACAGGGAAGGAGAATATGGGAGAAAACCCCGTTGTAAAAG AGGCAGGGGTGAAATTGGGGCAATGGCCAATGGCGGAGAGGCCTTCACATTCTTCTACAAACAACAACCATCGCAATAGTTTCGGCTCTGTCTCTCCCTCTCA GGATGTAAACAGGGCAACGGGGCAGAAGAACAAGAGTTTCGTAGAAATGGTAAAATCTGTCAAGGTTGGTATTACCGAAGAAGACGATATAGACGACGAGGAAGAGTTTGTCCTTAAGAAAGAGCCCTCCACAACTGTGATCAATACGCACAAAG GGGAATTGAGGGTAAAAGTGGACGCGAAGACCTTTGATCAGAAGGCTAACACACCACGTTCGAAGCATTCTGCTACAGAGCAGCGTAGAAGGAGCAAAATCAATGACAG ATTTCAGATGTTGCGAGAACTCATTCCTCATAGTGACCAAAAAAGAGATAAGGCATCTTTTCTATTAGAG gttattgagtacattcagtttttACAAGAGAAAGTGCAGAAGTATGAAGGTCCATACCAAGGATGGAACCATGAACCGGAAAAATTGATGCCAtgg AGGAATGATCACAGACCTATGGACTGTTATGTTGATCAATCTCGAGGCATAAATAGTGGGTCTGCTGCTGCATTAGTGTTTGCTGGGAAGTGTGACGAGAAAAATATCTGTGTCTCTCCAACCGTTGCTGGGAGTGCACAGAACCCTGTAGAATCTGACATTAGTACTACCACTACCTTTAAACAGAAGGATCATCATCATGTAATCACCAATACAGCAATGCCCTTTCCCATGTCACTGCAGCCAAACTTCTTCCCACCTGTTAGGACTAGTGGTTCAGTACCTGAAATTCCTCCTAAATTGGCTTCTGATGTCAAAAACATTCCCTCTCTGCCTCAACCACAGTTATGTCAGATGAGATCATGCCCTACTGATGGCATTGCTACAAGTGACAAGCTGAAAGAACGGGAGTTGACTGTTGAAGGTGGTACCATTAGCATCTCAAGTGTGTACTCTCAAGG GTTGTTGAGTACTCTGACACAAGCACTGCAGAGTTCTGGAGTGGATCTGTCACAGGCCAGCATCTCAGTGAAAATTGAGCTTGGGAAGCAATCTAGTAGAAGAGCAACTGGACCTTCATCTGCTGTTAAG GATATTGGTGTTCCCTCTAGCAATCAAGGAACAACACGCACTAGAGTTGCAAGCGGGGAAGAATCCGATCAAGTTCTAAAAAAGCTCAAGACAGGCAAAACCTAA
- the LOC122296388 gene encoding transcription factor BIM1 isoform X4, translating into MELPQPRPYGTEGRKPTHDFLSLCSHSTSQQDPRPPPSQGGYLKTQDFLQPLERTGNSSTKEEETGIEISSTVEKSAPPTSVEHILPGGIGTYSISHISYFNHQKVPKPEGSMFTVAQTSSTDRNDENSNCSSYTGSGFTLWEESALKKGKTGKENMGENPVVKGVKLGQWPMAERPSHSSTNNNHRNSFGSVSPSQDVNRATGQKNKSFVEMVKSVKVGITEEDDIDDEEEFVLKKEPSTTVINTHKGELRVKVDAKTFDQKANTPRSKHSATEQRRRSKINDRFQMLRELIPHSDQKRDKASFLLEVIEYIQFLQEKVQKYEGPYQGWNHEPEKLMPWRNDHRPMDCYVDQSRGINSGSAAALVFAGKCDEKNICVSPTVAGSAQNPVESDISTTTTFKQKDHHHVITNTAMPFPMSLQPNFFPPVRTSGSVPEIPPKLASDVKNIPSLPQPQLCQMRSCPTDGIATSDKLKERELTVEGGTISISSVYSQGLLSTLTQALQSSGVDLSQASISVKIELGKQSSRRATGPSSAVKDIGVPSSNQGTTRTRVASGEESDQVLKKLKTGKT; encoded by the exons ATGGAGCTTCCTCAACCACGTCCCTATGGAACTGAGG GACGAAAACCAACGCATGACTTTCTGTCACTGTGCAGTCATTCTACTTCCCAACAAGATCCAAGACCACCACCATCCCAAG GAGGATACCTCAAAACTCAAGATTTCCTACAACCTCTAGAGCGGACAGGAAATAGCAGTACAAAGGAGGAAGAAACTGGAATTGAGATATCGAGTACGGTGGAAAAGTCGGCACCTCCTACTTCCGTTGAGCACATTCTTCCCGGTGGGATTGGGACTTACAGTATAAGCcacatttcatattttaatcATCAAAAGGTTCCGAAGCCAGAGGGTTCAATGTTTACGGTAGCACAAACAAGTAGTACGGATAGGAATGATGAGAATTCCAACTGCAGTTCTTATACAGGAAGTGGTTTCACTTTGTGGGAAGAATCTGCGTTGAAAAAGGGAAAGACAGGGAAGGAGAATATGGGAGAAAACCCCGTTGTAAAAG GGGTGAAATTGGGGCAATGGCCAATGGCGGAGAGGCCTTCACATTCTTCTACAAACAACAACCATCGCAATAGTTTCGGCTCTGTCTCTCCCTCTCA GGATGTAAACAGGGCAACGGGGCAGAAGAACAAGAGTTTCGTAGAAATGGTAAAATCTGTCAAGGTTGGTATTACCGAAGAAGACGATATAGACGACGAGGAAGAGTTTGTCCTTAAGAAAGAGCCCTCCACAACTGTGATCAATACGCACAAAG GGGAATTGAGGGTAAAAGTGGACGCGAAGACCTTTGATCAGAAGGCTAACACACCACGTTCGAAGCATTCTGCTACAGAGCAGCGTAGAAGGAGCAAAATCAATGACAG ATTTCAGATGTTGCGAGAACTCATTCCTCATAGTGACCAAAAAAGAGATAAGGCATCTTTTCTATTAGAG gttattgagtacattcagtttttACAAGAGAAAGTGCAGAAGTATGAAGGTCCATACCAAGGATGGAACCATGAACCGGAAAAATTGATGCCAtgg AGGAATGATCACAGACCTATGGACTGTTATGTTGATCAATCTCGAGGCATAAATAGTGGGTCTGCTGCTGCATTAGTGTTTGCTGGGAAGTGTGACGAGAAAAATATCTGTGTCTCTCCAACCGTTGCTGGGAGTGCACAGAACCCTGTAGAATCTGACATTAGTACTACCACTACCTTTAAACAGAAGGATCATCATCATGTAATCACCAATACAGCAATGCCCTTTCCCATGTCACTGCAGCCAAACTTCTTCCCACCTGTTAGGACTAGTGGTTCAGTACCTGAAATTCCTCCTAAATTGGCTTCTGATGTCAAAAACATTCCCTCTCTGCCTCAACCACAGTTATGTCAGATGAGATCATGCCCTACTGATGGCATTGCTACAAGTGACAAGCTGAAAGAACGGGAGTTGACTGTTGAAGGTGGTACCATTAGCATCTCAAGTGTGTACTCTCAAGG GTTGTTGAGTACTCTGACACAAGCACTGCAGAGTTCTGGAGTGGATCTGTCACAGGCCAGCATCTCAGTGAAAATTGAGCTTGGGAAGCAATCTAGTAGAAGAGCAACTGGACCTTCATCTGCTGTTAAG GATATTGGTGTTCCCTCTAGCAATCAAGGAACAACACGCACTAGAGTTGCAAGCGGGGAAGAATCCGATCAAGTTCTAAAAAAGCTCAAGACAGGCAAAACCTAA
- the LOC122296388 gene encoding transcription factor BIM1 isoform X1, protein MELPQPRPYGTEGRKPTHDFLSLCSHSTSQQDPRPPPSQGGYLKTQDFLQPLERTGNSSTKEEETGIEISSTVEKSAPPTSVEHILPGGIGTYSISHISYFNHQKVPKPEGSMFTVAQTSSTDRNDENSNCSSYTGSGFTLWEESALKKGKTGKENMGENPVVKEAGVKLGQWPMAERPSHSSTNNNHRNSFGSVSPSQDVNRATGQKNKSFVEMVKSVKVGITEEDDIDDEEEFVLKKEPSTTVINTHKARGYTGELRVKVDAKTFDQKANTPRSKHSATEQRRRSKINDRFQMLRELIPHSDQKRDKASFLLEVIEYIQFLQEKVQKYEGPYQGWNHEPEKLMPWRNDHRPMDCYVDQSRGINSGSAAALVFAGKCDEKNICVSPTVAGSAQNPVESDISTTTTFKQKDHHHVITNTAMPFPMSLQPNFFPPVRTSGSVPEIPPKLASDVKNIPSLPQPQLCQMRSCPTDGIATSDKLKERELTVEGGTISISSVYSQGLLSTLTQALQSSGVDLSQASISVKIELGKQSSRRATGPSSAVKDIGVPSSNQGTTRTRVASGEESDQVLKKLKTGKT, encoded by the exons ATGGAGCTTCCTCAACCACGTCCCTATGGAACTGAGG GACGAAAACCAACGCATGACTTTCTGTCACTGTGCAGTCATTCTACTTCCCAACAAGATCCAAGACCACCACCATCCCAAG GAGGATACCTCAAAACTCAAGATTTCCTACAACCTCTAGAGCGGACAGGAAATAGCAGTACAAAGGAGGAAGAAACTGGAATTGAGATATCGAGTACGGTGGAAAAGTCGGCACCTCCTACTTCCGTTGAGCACATTCTTCCCGGTGGGATTGGGACTTACAGTATAAGCcacatttcatattttaatcATCAAAAGGTTCCGAAGCCAGAGGGTTCAATGTTTACGGTAGCACAAACAAGTAGTACGGATAGGAATGATGAGAATTCCAACTGCAGTTCTTATACAGGAAGTGGTTTCACTTTGTGGGAAGAATCTGCGTTGAAAAAGGGAAAGACAGGGAAGGAGAATATGGGAGAAAACCCCGTTGTAAAAG AGGCAGGGGTGAAATTGGGGCAATGGCCAATGGCGGAGAGGCCTTCACATTCTTCTACAAACAACAACCATCGCAATAGTTTCGGCTCTGTCTCTCCCTCTCA GGATGTAAACAGGGCAACGGGGCAGAAGAACAAGAGTTTCGTAGAAATGGTAAAATCTGTCAAGGTTGGTATTACCGAAGAAGACGATATAGACGACGAGGAAGAGTTTGTCCTTAAGAAAGAGCCCTCCACAACTGTGATCAATACGCACAAAG cGCGAGGTTATACAGGGGAATTGAGGGTAAAAGTGGACGCGAAGACCTTTGATCAGAAGGCTAACACACCACGTTCGAAGCATTCTGCTACAGAGCAGCGTAGAAGGAGCAAAATCAATGACAG ATTTCAGATGTTGCGAGAACTCATTCCTCATAGTGACCAAAAAAGAGATAAGGCATCTTTTCTATTAGAG gttattgagtacattcagtttttACAAGAGAAAGTGCAGAAGTATGAAGGTCCATACCAAGGATGGAACCATGAACCGGAAAAATTGATGCCAtgg AGGAATGATCACAGACCTATGGACTGTTATGTTGATCAATCTCGAGGCATAAATAGTGGGTCTGCTGCTGCATTAGTGTTTGCTGGGAAGTGTGACGAGAAAAATATCTGTGTCTCTCCAACCGTTGCTGGGAGTGCACAGAACCCTGTAGAATCTGACATTAGTACTACCACTACCTTTAAACAGAAGGATCATCATCATGTAATCACCAATACAGCAATGCCCTTTCCCATGTCACTGCAGCCAAACTTCTTCCCACCTGTTAGGACTAGTGGTTCAGTACCTGAAATTCCTCCTAAATTGGCTTCTGATGTCAAAAACATTCCCTCTCTGCCTCAACCACAGTTATGTCAGATGAGATCATGCCCTACTGATGGCATTGCTACAAGTGACAAGCTGAAAGAACGGGAGTTGACTGTTGAAGGTGGTACCATTAGCATCTCAAGTGTGTACTCTCAAGG GTTGTTGAGTACTCTGACACAAGCACTGCAGAGTTCTGGAGTGGATCTGTCACAGGCCAGCATCTCAGTGAAAATTGAGCTTGGGAAGCAATCTAGTAGAAGAGCAACTGGACCTTCATCTGCTGTTAAG GATATTGGTGTTCCCTCTAGCAATCAAGGAACAACACGCACTAGAGTTGCAAGCGGGGAAGAATCCGATCAAGTTCTAAAAAAGCTCAAGACAGGCAAAACCTAA
- the LOC122296388 gene encoding transcription factor BIM1 isoform X2: MELPQPRPYGTEGRKPTHDFLSLCSHSTSQQDPRPPPSQGGYLKTQDFLQPLERTGNSSTKEEETGIEISSTVEKSAPPTSVEHILPGGIGTYSISHISYFNHQKVPKPEGSMFTVAQTSSTDRNDENSNCSSYTGSGFTLWEESALKKGKTGKENMGENPVVKGVKLGQWPMAERPSHSSTNNNHRNSFGSVSPSQDVNRATGQKNKSFVEMVKSVKVGITEEDDIDDEEEFVLKKEPSTTVINTHKARGYTGELRVKVDAKTFDQKANTPRSKHSATEQRRRSKINDRFQMLRELIPHSDQKRDKASFLLEVIEYIQFLQEKVQKYEGPYQGWNHEPEKLMPWRNDHRPMDCYVDQSRGINSGSAAALVFAGKCDEKNICVSPTVAGSAQNPVESDISTTTTFKQKDHHHVITNTAMPFPMSLQPNFFPPVRTSGSVPEIPPKLASDVKNIPSLPQPQLCQMRSCPTDGIATSDKLKERELTVEGGTISISSVYSQGLLSTLTQALQSSGVDLSQASISVKIELGKQSSRRATGPSSAVKDIGVPSSNQGTTRTRVASGEESDQVLKKLKTGKT, translated from the exons ATGGAGCTTCCTCAACCACGTCCCTATGGAACTGAGG GACGAAAACCAACGCATGACTTTCTGTCACTGTGCAGTCATTCTACTTCCCAACAAGATCCAAGACCACCACCATCCCAAG GAGGATACCTCAAAACTCAAGATTTCCTACAACCTCTAGAGCGGACAGGAAATAGCAGTACAAAGGAGGAAGAAACTGGAATTGAGATATCGAGTACGGTGGAAAAGTCGGCACCTCCTACTTCCGTTGAGCACATTCTTCCCGGTGGGATTGGGACTTACAGTATAAGCcacatttcatattttaatcATCAAAAGGTTCCGAAGCCAGAGGGTTCAATGTTTACGGTAGCACAAACAAGTAGTACGGATAGGAATGATGAGAATTCCAACTGCAGTTCTTATACAGGAAGTGGTTTCACTTTGTGGGAAGAATCTGCGTTGAAAAAGGGAAAGACAGGGAAGGAGAATATGGGAGAAAACCCCGTTGTAAAAG GGGTGAAATTGGGGCAATGGCCAATGGCGGAGAGGCCTTCACATTCTTCTACAAACAACAACCATCGCAATAGTTTCGGCTCTGTCTCTCCCTCTCA GGATGTAAACAGGGCAACGGGGCAGAAGAACAAGAGTTTCGTAGAAATGGTAAAATCTGTCAAGGTTGGTATTACCGAAGAAGACGATATAGACGACGAGGAAGAGTTTGTCCTTAAGAAAGAGCCCTCCACAACTGTGATCAATACGCACAAAG cGCGAGGTTATACAGGGGAATTGAGGGTAAAAGTGGACGCGAAGACCTTTGATCAGAAGGCTAACACACCACGTTCGAAGCATTCTGCTACAGAGCAGCGTAGAAGGAGCAAAATCAATGACAG ATTTCAGATGTTGCGAGAACTCATTCCTCATAGTGACCAAAAAAGAGATAAGGCATCTTTTCTATTAGAG gttattgagtacattcagtttttACAAGAGAAAGTGCAGAAGTATGAAGGTCCATACCAAGGATGGAACCATGAACCGGAAAAATTGATGCCAtgg AGGAATGATCACAGACCTATGGACTGTTATGTTGATCAATCTCGAGGCATAAATAGTGGGTCTGCTGCTGCATTAGTGTTTGCTGGGAAGTGTGACGAGAAAAATATCTGTGTCTCTCCAACCGTTGCTGGGAGTGCACAGAACCCTGTAGAATCTGACATTAGTACTACCACTACCTTTAAACAGAAGGATCATCATCATGTAATCACCAATACAGCAATGCCCTTTCCCATGTCACTGCAGCCAAACTTCTTCCCACCTGTTAGGACTAGTGGTTCAGTACCTGAAATTCCTCCTAAATTGGCTTCTGATGTCAAAAACATTCCCTCTCTGCCTCAACCACAGTTATGTCAGATGAGATCATGCCCTACTGATGGCATTGCTACAAGTGACAAGCTGAAAGAACGGGAGTTGACTGTTGAAGGTGGTACCATTAGCATCTCAAGTGTGTACTCTCAAGG GTTGTTGAGTACTCTGACACAAGCACTGCAGAGTTCTGGAGTGGATCTGTCACAGGCCAGCATCTCAGTGAAAATTGAGCTTGGGAAGCAATCTAGTAGAAGAGCAACTGGACCTTCATCTGCTGTTAAG GATATTGGTGTTCCCTCTAGCAATCAAGGAACAACACGCACTAGAGTTGCAAGCGGGGAAGAATCCGATCAAGTTCTAAAAAAGCTCAAGACAGGCAAAACCTAA